Proteins encoded together in one Variovorax paradoxus EPS window:
- a CDS encoding DMT family transporter yields the protein MSERIKGMVLCALAMVTVGSTVVASKVIAGGLPPFTATALRFAMALPVFLLLLRVTRTPWPRPDRRDLVLLLCQAGLGSVGYTVLLILGVRWAPAASAGVVAGTLPAVAALVAVLALRERPGRYLVGSIVLATAGVLAISWPGEGAAGDSKSPAALLGNLLVLGAVVCEAMFILLNKRLRVPVRPLALSALMTAFGLLLSLVPALFERAWERPLPNDALVGVAYYALVPTVLGFVLWFAGSARLKGAEAALFTALLPVSALILAALWLGESISLAQIGGAACVLGAVGLASLDGRGGKRPESPLRPAEL from the coding sequence ATGTCGGAACGAATCAAGGGAATGGTGTTGTGCGCGCTGGCGATGGTGACCGTGGGCAGCACGGTGGTCGCCAGCAAGGTGATTGCGGGCGGCCTGCCGCCGTTTACCGCGACGGCGCTGCGGTTTGCGATGGCGCTGCCTGTGTTTCTTTTGCTGTTGCGGGTGACGCGCACGCCGTGGCCGCGGCCTGATCGGCGTGATCTGGTGCTGCTCTTGTGCCAGGCCGGGCTGGGAAGCGTCGGCTACACGGTGCTGTTGATTTTGGGCGTGCGGTGGGCGCCGGCTGCCAGTGCCGGCGTGGTGGCGGGGACGCTGCCGGCTGTCGCTGCGCTGGTGGCGGTGCTGGCGTTGCGCGAGCGGCCTGGGCGCTATCTGGTGGGCAGCATCGTGCTGGCGACGGCGGGGGTGCTGGCGATCAGTTGGCCAGGGGAGGGCGCAGCAGGGGACTCAAAATCCCCCGCCGCGCTGCTGGGCAACCTGCTGGTGCTGGGCGCGGTCGTCTGCGAGGCGATGTTCATCCTGCTCAACAAACGCCTGCGGGTGCCGGTGCGGCCGTTGGCGCTGTCGGCGCTGATGACGGCCTTCGGGCTCCTGCTGTCGCTGGTGCCGGCGCTGTTCGAACGGGCCTGGGAGCGTCCGCTGCCGAACGACGCGCTGGTTGGCGTCGCCTACTACGCGCTGGTGCCGACGGTGCTGGGCTTCGTCCTCTGGTTCGCCGGATCGGCCAGGCTGAAAGGGGCGGAGGCAGCGCTCTTCACGGCGCTGCTGCCGGTTTCTGCACTGATACTGGCGGCGCTCTGGCTGGGTGAAAGTATCAGTCTCGCGCAGATCGGCGGAGCGGCTTGCGTGCTGGGTGCCGTGGGGCTGGCTTCGCTCGATGGACGGGGTGGGAAACGCCCCGAAAGCCCCCTCCGGCCCGCCGAGCTATAA
- the rpsO gene encoding 30S ribosomal protein S15 yields the protein MIAASIKAEVVKDNARAANDTGSPEVQVALLTARINELTPHFKTHAKDHHGRRGLLRMVSRRRKLLDYLKSKDADRYTALIAKLGLRK from the coding sequence ATGATCGCAGCCTCCATCAAGGCCGAAGTCGTCAAAGACAACGCCCGCGCCGCCAACGACACCGGCAGCCCAGAAGTGCAAGTCGCACTGCTGACCGCCCGTATCAACGAGCTCACCCCCCACTTCAAGACCCACGCCAAGGACCACCACGGCCGTCGCGGTCTGCTGCGCATGGTGAGCCGCCGCCGCAAGCTCCTGGACTACCTCAAGTCCAAGGACGCCGACCGTTACACCGCGCTGATCGCCAAGCTGGGTCTGCGCAAGTAA
- a CDS encoding nitrate regulatory protein, which translates to MKSGLHFLIAARQCEIDELDQLARTSELVGLIGRLVHALQRERGMSNVFLASHGQRFADQRVPQIAECQALEEAVRNGFDQLETEARQRASAGNSARLFSRIAWVLPGLDALPALRARVGALELAPAQSTAAFAKLVAGLLAVVFEAADGATDPEISRLLVAMFNFMQGKEFAGQERAFGAATLALGRSNEAQRVQWLHLIESQERCFHVFTDFSSDEVQVLWRESEADATMAELERLRRIGTTLAAAPDAQYSQLSQDWFDCCTRRIDAMRRVEDRLAADLRALCNRKTAQARTDLEAYQQLLGTLAPQSGGALFFDDAGTQAVAPAPYGRGLERSVLDMVQEQSQRLQAMSDELQTVRASLNERKVVERAKGLLMAHRRLSEDEAHKMLRQTAMNQKRRLVDVAESMLAMADYLPMPDARGPR; encoded by the coding sequence ATGAAATCCGGCCTGCATTTCCTCATCGCCGCCCGCCAGTGCGAAATCGACGAGCTCGACCAGCTCGCGCGCACCAGCGAGCTGGTCGGCCTGATCGGCCGGCTGGTGCATGCGCTGCAGCGCGAGCGCGGCATGTCGAACGTGTTCCTCGCCTCGCACGGCCAGCGCTTTGCCGACCAGCGCGTTCCGCAGATCGCCGAATGCCAGGCGCTCGAGGAGGCGGTGCGCAACGGATTCGACCAGCTGGAAACCGAGGCCCGCCAACGTGCAAGCGCCGGCAACAGCGCGCGCCTGTTCAGCCGCATCGCCTGGGTGCTGCCGGGGCTGGACGCCCTGCCCGCGCTGCGCGCGCGCGTCGGCGCGCTGGAACTCGCACCGGCGCAATCGACCGCGGCCTTCGCCAAGCTCGTCGCCGGCCTGCTGGCCGTGGTGTTCGAGGCGGCCGACGGCGCCACCGACCCCGAGATCTCGCGCCTCCTGGTCGCGATGTTCAACTTCATGCAGGGCAAGGAGTTCGCGGGCCAGGAGCGCGCCTTCGGCGCCGCCACGCTGGCGCTGGGCCGCAGCAACGAGGCGCAGCGCGTGCAGTGGCTGCACCTCATCGAATCGCAGGAGCGCTGCTTTCACGTCTTCACCGATTTCTCGAGCGACGAGGTGCAGGTGCTGTGGCGCGAAAGCGAGGCCGACGCCACCATGGCCGAGCTCGAGCGCCTGCGCCGCATCGGCACCACGCTGGCCGCGGCGCCGGACGCGCAATACAGCCAGCTGAGCCAGGACTGGTTCGACTGCTGTACCCGCCGCATCGACGCGATGCGCAGGGTCGAAGACCGCCTCGCCGCCGACCTGCGCGCCCTCTGCAACCGCAAGACCGCGCAGGCGCGCACCGACCTGGAGGCCTACCAGCAACTGCTCGGCACGCTGGCACCGCAGTCCGGCGGCGCCCTGTTCTTCGACGATGCCGGCACCCAGGCCGTGGCGCCCGCCCCCTACGGCCGCGGGCTGGAGCGCTCGGTGCTCGACATGGTCCAGGAGCAGTCGCAGCGCCTGCAGGCCATGAGCGACGAGTTGCAGACCGTGCGCGCCTCGCTCAACGAGCGCAAGGTGGTCGAACGCGCCAAGGGCCTGCTGATGGCGCATCGGCGCCTGAGCGAGGACGAGGCCCACAAGATGCTGCGCCAGACCGCCATGAACCAGAAGCGCCGGCTGGTCGACGTGGCGGAGTCGATGCTCGCCATGGCCGACTACCTGCCGATGCCCGATGCCCGCGGGCCGCGCTGA
- the ntrB gene encoding nitrate ABC transporter permease: MVSAVFHSPMDASLPLPRAGEGRGEGVPRIEAAPHPNPFPKGEREQKQRTPIDLRAFWMRVLPPLAGFGLLLLIWELVAMKSTTGFPTPLATWQQALTVFSDPFYSKGPNDQGVGWNVLSSLQRVALGFGLAALVGIPAGFAIGRFEFLARMFNPLISLMRPVSPLAWLPIGLLVFKGANPAAIWTIFICSIWPMVINTAVGVQRVPSDYMNVAKVLNLSEWKILTKILFPAVLPYMLTGVRLAVGTAWLVIVAAEMLTGGVGIGFWVWDEWNNLNVANIIIAIFVIGIVGLVLEFALIKLATAFTFEEVKS; encoded by the coding sequence ATGGTCAGCGCTGTATTTCATTCGCCGATGGACGCATCTCTCCCTCTCCCGCGTGCGGGAGAGGGCCGGGGTGAGGGCGTGCCCCGTATTGAGGCTGCCCCTCACCCCAACCCTTTCCCCAAAGGGGAGAGGGAGCAAAAACAACGCACGCCCATCGACCTGCGCGCCTTCTGGATGCGCGTGCTGCCGCCGCTCGCAGGCTTCGGCCTGCTGCTCTTGATCTGGGAGCTGGTCGCCATGAAGAGCACCACCGGCTTTCCCACACCGCTCGCCACCTGGCAGCAGGCGCTGACGGTGTTCAGCGATCCGTTCTACAGCAAGGGCCCGAACGACCAGGGCGTGGGCTGGAACGTGCTCTCGTCGCTGCAGCGCGTGGCGCTGGGCTTCGGCCTCGCGGCGCTGGTCGGCATTCCGGCGGGCTTCGCTATCGGACGCTTCGAGTTCCTCGCGCGCATGTTCAATCCGCTCATCAGCCTGATGCGCCCGGTGTCGCCGCTCGCGTGGCTGCCCATTGGCCTCCTGGTGTTCAAGGGCGCGAACCCGGCGGCTATCTGGACCATCTTCATCTGCTCGATCTGGCCGATGGTCATCAACACCGCCGTGGGCGTGCAGCGCGTGCCGAGCGACTACATGAACGTGGCGAAGGTGCTCAATCTTTCCGAATGGAAGATCCTCACCAAGATCCTCTTCCCCGCCGTGTTGCCCTACATGCTCACCGGCGTGCGCCTCGCGGTCGGCACCGCATGGCTCGTGATCGTCGCGGCCGAGATGCTGACCGGCGGCGTCGGCATCGGCTTCTGGGTGTGGGACGAGTGGAACAACCTCAACGTCGCCAACATCATCATCGCGATCTTCGTGATCGGCATCGTCGGGCTGGTGCTGGAGTTCGCGCTCATCAAGCTGGCCACTGCGTTCACGTTCGAAGAGGTGAAGTCATGA
- a CDS encoding branched-chain amino acid ABC transporter substrate-binding protein → MTPPFIWRRQALKFAALALCASPFAALAQTSSVPPAPIRLALIESMSGPFANTGEAVFRNLLWAVERVNARGGVKLPGGARPLQLDRYDSKGQNEEALSALRAAMDDGARIVLQGNSSATAAALVDAIDKNNERDPARRVIFLNYAAVDPVLTNERCSFWHFRFDAHADMRVAALMDVVKDDAALKRAYLIGQDYSFGQSVLREVRRQLGVQRPDVEIVGDELHPMGKVKDFAPYATKILASGAQAVFTGNWGNDLTLLVKAAREAGFNGSFYTFYGNALGAPAAIGDAGIGRVVAVADWLPNVQTAQSEAFYRAFRARFPKPADDYVHMRMQLLVESLAQAVERAGSVDAVAVARALEQADVSLYGQRGRMRAADHQFQQQLVVGVMDRQGKPGVQFDVEGSGYGFRVIKTIAPERAELPTSCKMKRPS, encoded by the coding sequence ATGACTCCCCCCTTTATTTGGCGCCGCCAGGCCTTGAAATTCGCGGCGCTGGCGCTATGCGCGAGCCCCTTCGCCGCGCTTGCGCAAACCTCGTCCGTACCGCCCGCGCCCATCCGCCTTGCGTTGATCGAGAGCATGAGCGGGCCCTTCGCGAACACGGGCGAAGCGGTGTTCCGCAACCTGCTGTGGGCTGTGGAGCGGGTCAACGCGCGCGGCGGCGTGAAGCTGCCCGGCGGTGCGCGTCCGCTGCAGCTGGACCGCTACGACAGCAAGGGCCAGAACGAGGAAGCGCTCTCCGCATTGCGCGCGGCCATGGACGACGGTGCGCGCATCGTCCTGCAGGGCAACTCGTCGGCCACCGCCGCGGCGCTGGTCGATGCCATCGACAAGAACAACGAGCGCGACCCGGCAAGGCGCGTGATCTTCCTGAACTACGCGGCGGTCGATCCGGTACTCACCAACGAGCGCTGCAGCTTCTGGCACTTTCGCTTCGACGCGCACGCCGACATGCGCGTGGCCGCGCTGATGGACGTGGTGAAGGACGACGCCGCGCTCAAGCGCGCCTACCTGATCGGGCAGGACTACAGCTTCGGCCAATCGGTGCTGCGCGAGGTGCGCCGGCAGCTCGGCGTGCAGCGGCCCGATGTGGAAATCGTCGGCGACGAACTGCACCCGATGGGCAAGGTGAAGGACTTCGCGCCCTACGCCACCAAGATCCTCGCGAGCGGCGCGCAGGCGGTGTTCACCGGCAACTGGGGCAACGACCTCACGCTGCTCGTGAAGGCGGCACGCGAGGCCGGGTTCAATGGCAGCTTCTATACCTTCTACGGCAACGCGCTGGGCGCGCCGGCGGCCATCGGCGATGCAGGCATCGGCCGTGTGGTGGCCGTGGCCGACTGGCTGCCGAACGTGCAGACCGCGCAGTCGGAGGCGTTCTACCGCGCGTTCCGTGCGCGCTTTCCGAAGCCCGCGGACGACTATGTGCACATGCGGATGCAACTGCTGGTCGAATCGCTCGCGCAGGCCGTCGAGCGCGCCGGAAGCGTCGATGCCGTGGCGGTGGCGCGCGCGCTGGAGCAGGCCGACGTGAGCCTGTACGGCCAGCGCGGCCGCATGCGCGCGGCGGACCACCAGTTCCAGCAGCAGCTCGTGGTCGGCGTGATGGACCGGCAGGGCAAGCCCGGCGTGCAGTTCGATGTCGAGGGCTCGGGCTATGGCTTCCGCGTGATCAAGACGATCGCCCCGGAGCGCGCCGAACTGCCGACTTCGTGCAAGATGAAACGACCCTCATGA
- a CDS encoding Hsp20/alpha crystallin family protein, translating to MFFAPTVRTTRFVPRSYDRAFERFVNDAFAAPRRSPLVEQDDTSWTLSLDVPGLSREDLAISLEGAVVRIDSKAEAKRQFKAAYELPLDIDAAASEAKLENGVLTLKLGKLVPVSQASQLQIN from the coding sequence ATGTTTTTCGCACCCACCGTCCGCACCACCCGCTTCGTTCCCCGCTCGTACGACCGTGCCTTCGAGCGCTTCGTGAACGACGCCTTCGCCGCGCCCCGCCGCTCGCCGCTGGTGGAGCAGGACGACACGAGCTGGACGCTCTCGCTCGACGTGCCGGGCCTCTCGCGTGAAGACCTCGCGATCAGCCTCGAAGGCGCCGTGGTCCGCATCGACAGCAAGGCCGAAGCCAAGCGCCAGTTCAAGGCCGCCTACGAGCTGCCGCTGGACATCGATGCCGCAGCGAGCGAAGCCAAGCTGGAAAACGGCGTGCTCACGCTGAAGCTGGGCAAGCTGGTTCCGGTGAGCCAGGCGTCGCAACTGCAGATCAACTAA
- a CDS encoding CmpA/NrtA family ABC transporter substrate-binding protein: protein MTDLLTIRLSRRRVLQAAAIGAVGIDPALRAAVWAQGSDKPEKEEVKIGFIPLTDCASVVMASVLGIDKKYGVKIVPSKEASWAGVRDKLSNGDIDMAHVLYGLVYGMHLGLSGPKKDMAVLMTLNNNGQAITLSKKLADKGAVDAPSLAKLIATEKREYTFAQTFPTGTHAMWLYCWLASAGIDPFKDVKNITVPPPQMVANMRVGNMDGYCVGEPWGQRAIMDGIGITAITTQDIWKDHPEKVLGCTAEFTKKYPNTARAVTAAILEASKWIDTGLQNKNKMAETIADKSYVNTSVDAINQRILGRYTNGLGKSWDDPNHMKFYNGGAVNFPYLSDGMWFLTQHKRWGLLKEHPDYLKVATEINRIDIYKQAAAATQTPVPKDVMRTSKLFDGSVWDGKDPKKYAESFKLHV, encoded by the coding sequence ATGACCGACCTGCTGACAATCCGCCTCAGCCGCCGCCGCGTACTGCAAGCCGCCGCCATCGGCGCCGTGGGCATCGACCCCGCGCTGCGCGCCGCCGTCTGGGCCCAGGGCTCCGACAAGCCCGAAAAAGAAGAAGTGAAGATCGGCTTCATCCCGCTGACCGATTGCGCGAGCGTGGTGATGGCCTCGGTGCTGGGCATCGACAAGAAGTACGGCGTGAAGATCGTCCCCAGCAAGGAAGCCAGCTGGGCCGGCGTGCGCGACAAGCTCTCCAACGGCGACATCGACATGGCGCACGTGCTCTACGGGCTGGTCTACGGCATGCACCTGGGGCTGAGCGGCCCGAAGAAGGACATGGCCGTGCTCATGACCCTCAACAACAACGGCCAGGCGATCACGCTCTCGAAGAAGCTGGCCGACAAGGGCGCGGTCGATGCTCCCTCGCTCGCCAAGCTCATCGCCACCGAGAAGCGCGAATACACCTTCGCGCAGACCTTCCCCACCGGCACGCATGCGATGTGGCTCTACTGCTGGCTCGCCTCGGCCGGCATCGACCCGTTCAAGGACGTGAAGAACATCACCGTGCCGCCCCCGCAGATGGTGGCCAACATGCGCGTAGGCAACATGGACGGGTACTGCGTGGGCGAGCCCTGGGGGCAGCGCGCGATCATGGACGGCATCGGCATCACCGCCATCACCACGCAGGACATCTGGAAGGACCACCCCGAGAAGGTGCTCGGCTGCACCGCCGAGTTCACGAAGAAGTACCCCAACACCGCACGCGCCGTGACCGCCGCGATTCTCGAAGCCAGCAAGTGGATCGACACCGGCCTGCAGAACAAGAACAAGATGGCCGAGACCATCGCCGACAAGAGCTACGTCAACACCAGCGTGGACGCGATCAACCAGCGCATCCTGGGCCGCTACACCAATGGCCTCGGCAAGAGCTGGGACGACCCGAACCACATGAAGTTCTACAACGGCGGCGCGGTGAATTTCCCCTACCTCTCGGACGGCATGTGGTTCCTCACGCAGCACAAGCGCTGGGGCCTCTTGAAGGAGCATCCGGACTACCTGAAGGTGGCCACCGAGATCAACCGCATCGACATCTACAAGCAGGCCGCCGCCGCCACGCAGACGCCCGTGCCCAAGGACGTGATGCGCACCAGCAAGCTCTTCGACGGCTCCGTGTGGGACGGCAAGGACCCGAAGAAGTACGCCGAGTCTTTCAAGCTGCATGTCTGA
- the tsaD gene encoding tRNA (adenosine(37)-N6)-threonylcarbamoyltransferase complex transferase subunit TsaD, producing the protein MLLLGIESSCDETGVALVESHGDALPVLLSHALHSQIAMHQAYGGVVPELASRDHIRRVLPLTEAVMAEAGRSLKEIDVVAYTRGPGLAGALLVGAGVACALGVALGKPVLGVHHLEGHLLSPFLSADPPEFPFVALLVSGGHTQLMRVDGVGRYELLGETIDDAAGEAFDKSAKLMGLPYPGGPWLAKLAEGGSATAFKLPRPLLHSGDLDFSFAGLKTAVLTQAKKLGDQLEANKADLAASTQAAIVEVLLKKSLTALDQTGLKRLVVAGGVGANKNLREQLNAACAKRKVRAHYPELHLCTDNGAMIAMAAAMRLQSGLSQASERYAFDVKPRWPMASLTAEAQPLPEAV; encoded by the coding sequence ATGCTCTTGTTGGGAATCGAATCATCCTGCGACGAGACCGGCGTGGCGCTGGTCGAGTCGCACGGCGACGCGCTGCCGGTGCTGCTTTCGCACGCGCTGCACAGCCAGATCGCAATGCACCAGGCCTACGGCGGCGTGGTGCCCGAACTGGCCAGTCGCGATCACATCCGCCGCGTGCTGCCGCTCACTGAAGCCGTGATGGCCGAGGCCGGGCGCTCGCTGAAAGAAATCGACGTGGTGGCCTATACGCGCGGGCCGGGCCTTGCAGGCGCGCTGCTCGTGGGCGCAGGCGTGGCTTGCGCGCTGGGCGTGGCGCTCGGCAAGCCGGTGCTGGGCGTGCATCACCTCGAAGGGCATCTGCTGTCGCCGTTTTTGAGTGCCGATCCGCCGGAATTTCCGTTCGTCGCGTTGCTGGTGTCGGGTGGCCACACCCAGCTGATGCGGGTCGACGGCGTGGGCCGCTACGAGCTGCTCGGCGAAACCATCGACGATGCCGCGGGCGAGGCCTTCGACAAGAGCGCCAAGCTCATGGGCCTGCCGTATCCCGGCGGCCCGTGGCTCGCGAAGCTGGCCGAAGGCGGTAGCGCGACGGCGTTCAAGCTGCCGCGGCCGCTGCTGCACAGCGGCGATCTCGATTTTTCATTTGCGGGCCTGAAGACCGCGGTGCTGACGCAGGCCAAGAAGCTCGGCGACCAGCTGGAGGCGAACAAGGCCGATCTCGCTGCATCCACGCAGGCGGCCATCGTCGAGGTGCTGCTGAAGAAGTCGCTTACCGCGCTCGACCAGACCGGGCTCAAGCGCCTGGTGGTGGCCGGTGGGGTGGGCGCGAACAAGAATTTGCGTGAGCAACTGAATGCGGCGTGCGCCAAGCGCAAGGTGCGCGCGCACTACCCCGAGCTGCACCTGTGCACCGACAACGGCGCCATGATCGCCATGGCCGCCGCGATGCGCCTTCAATCTGGCCTGTCGCAGGCCAGCGAGCGCTACGCCTTCGACGTCAAGCCGCGATGGCCGATGGCCTCGCTGACCGCCGAGGCTCAGCCGCTGCCCGAGGCGGTGTAA
- a CDS encoding ABC transporter ATP-binding protein, with the protein MNDDSKYIEIRDVEQRFKTAKGSFLALRDINLNVAKGEFITLIGHSGCGKSTLLNLIAGLTTPTQGVLLCANREIKGPGPERAVVFQNHSLLPWLTCFENVYLAVERVFAATESKAQLRQRTDAALALVGLTPAAQKRPGEISGGMKQRVGIARALSMEPKVLLMDEPFGALDALTRAKLQDELLAIVQKTHSTVVMVTHDVDEAVLLSDRIVMLTNGPAATIGDVLAVDIARPRNRVELAEDPAYVHARKAVIDFLYTRQAHVEKVAA; encoded by the coding sequence ATGAACGACGACAGCAAGTACATCGAGATCCGCGACGTCGAGCAGCGCTTCAAGACGGCCAAGGGGAGCTTTCTCGCACTGCGCGATATCAACCTGAACGTTGCGAAGGGCGAGTTCATCACGCTCATCGGGCACTCAGGCTGCGGCAAGTCGACGCTCTTGAACCTGATCGCCGGGCTGACGACGCCGACGCAAGGCGTGCTGCTGTGCGCGAACCGCGAAATCAAAGGGCCTGGCCCTGAACGCGCCGTCGTGTTCCAGAACCACTCGCTGCTGCCCTGGCTCACCTGCTTCGAGAACGTGTACCTCGCGGTCGAGCGCGTGTTCGCCGCCACCGAGAGCAAGGCGCAACTGCGCCAGCGCACCGACGCGGCGCTCGCGCTGGTCGGCCTCACGCCCGCCGCGCAGAAGCGGCCCGGTGAAATCTCCGGCGGCATGAAGCAGCGGGTGGGCATCGCGCGCGCGCTGTCGATGGAACCCAAGGTGCTGCTGATGGACGAGCCCTTCGGCGCGCTCGACGCCCTCACCCGCGCCAAGCTGCAGGACGAACTGCTCGCCATCGTGCAGAAGACACACAGCACCGTCGTCATGGTCACGCACGACGTCGACGAGGCCGTGCTGCTGAGCGACCGCATCGTGATGCTCACCAACGGTCCGGCCGCCACCATCGGCGACGTGCTGGCGGTGGACATCGCGCGCCCGCGCAACCGTGTCGAGCTGGCCGAAGACCCGGCCTATGTGCATGCGCGCAAGGCGGTGATCGATTTCCTCTACACGCGCCAGGCGCATGTGGAGAAGGTCGCGGCCTGA
- a CDS encoding pyridoxal phosphate-dependent aminotransferase encodes MREAIHNLEASKIREVANAGLGRDDVLAFWFGESDEVTPELIRQAAIESLQRGETFYAHNLGLPELREAIARYTSALHPAVDASRIAVTSGGVSALMLAVQALVEAGDDVVAVTPVWPNLTAQPAIMGAHVRTVPLVPVQGQWTLDLPALRAAVTPKTKLLIVNAPNNPTGWTMTRDEQQAVLDHCRQTGTWILADEVYERLYFESTPNSCAPSFLDISKPDDRLVVTHSFSKSFLMTGWRLGWLVLPPAMVDGIGKLIEFNTSCASVFTQRAAIAAIAHTADITPRVVAHLKLCRDTLVPLLAAVPGVQVAPAKGGMYAFFRLEGFGDSLDVAKRLVVEAGLGLAPGNAFAPEAQGWLRWCFASKDPQRLVQGVERLRHWLAAQPQRKG; translated from the coding sequence ATGCGTGAAGCCATCCACAACCTCGAAGCCTCCAAGATCCGCGAGGTCGCCAATGCTGGTCTGGGCCGCGACGACGTACTGGCCTTCTGGTTCGGCGAGAGCGACGAGGTCACGCCGGAGCTGATCCGCCAGGCTGCCATCGAATCGCTGCAGCGCGGCGAAACTTTCTATGCCCACAACCTCGGCTTGCCCGAGTTGCGCGAGGCAATTGCGCGCTACACCAGCGCGCTGCATCCGGCGGTCGATGCGTCGCGCATCGCGGTCACTTCGGGCGGCGTGAGCGCGCTGATGCTGGCGGTGCAGGCGCTGGTCGAGGCCGGCGACGACGTGGTCGCGGTGACGCCGGTGTGGCCGAACCTCACGGCGCAGCCGGCGATCATGGGGGCGCACGTACGCACGGTGCCGCTGGTGCCGGTGCAAGGGCAGTGGACGCTCGACTTGCCTGCGCTGCGCGCGGCGGTCACGCCGAAGACGAAGCTCCTGATCGTCAACGCGCCCAACAACCCCACCGGCTGGACGATGACGCGCGACGAGCAGCAGGCCGTGCTCGATCACTGCCGCCAGACCGGCACCTGGATCCTCGCCGACGAGGTGTACGAGCGGCTCTACTTCGAGTCGACGCCGAACAGCTGCGCGCCGAGCTTTCTCGACATCTCGAAACCCGACGACCGGCTCGTCGTGACGCACAGTTTCTCGAAGAGTTTCCTCATGACCGGATGGCGCCTCGGCTGGCTGGTGCTGCCGCCCGCGATGGTCGATGGCATCGGCAAGCTGATCGAGTTCAACACCTCCTGCGCGAGCGTGTTCACGCAGCGTGCCGCCATCGCGGCGATTGCGCACACGGCGGACATCACGCCGCGCGTGGTGGCGCACCTGAAGCTGTGCCGCGACACGCTGGTGCCGCTGCTGGCCGCAGTGCCCGGCGTGCAGGTCGCTCCAGCCAAGGGCGGCATGTACGCCTTCTTCCGGCTCGAGGGCTTCGGCGATTCGCTCGATGTGGCCAAGCGGCTCGTAGTCGAGGCGGGCCTCGGGCTCGCGCCCGGCAATGCCTTCGCGCCCGAGGCGCAGGGCTGGCTGCGCTGGTGTTTTGCGTCGAAAGACCCGCAGCGGCTGGTGCAGGGCGTGGAGCGCCTGCGCCACTGGCTGGCGGCGCAACCGCAACGCAAGGGCTGA